A genomic region of Caulobacter sp. NIBR2454 contains the following coding sequences:
- a CDS encoding VirB4 family type IV secretion/conjugal transfer ATPase has protein sequence MARETRAPLPYVRHATDQILALDGGALMCAFFVEGVAFETAGRDELNRLHEALAGAWRNIASEDLAVWQHLIRAPAKVAPSEGFASAYGAELDAAWRGRVNRDGLFANRLIVTLILKGPGLSPWLAGAAVKAAPEGERIRRLEGVARDLMQLLTPWRPRPLGIERRGEVLFSQTLEALVPILEGQDRPMPLVPGHLGQALYAARVIFGREALEIRQPGGSAYGAMLGLKAYPASTHPGIWDGLLAAPYRLIVSQSFAFLSRAAAEGLMGRKQNQMLSANDRAASQADALDEAMDDLASGRFVMGDHQASVLVLADTPAELSRDLSAARALLAGGGLVAAREDLGLEAAFWAQFPGVFKMRTRPAAISSRNFAALAPLHAYASGRHGKPHWDAPVASLRTRGRTTFELNLHVGDLGHTFICGPSGAGKTVLQNFLLAQMERFGARQVLIDKDRGAEVFVRACGGAYQALRSGEPTGLSPLKALGDAPTDLAFLRALVLRMALGADGRVSPSEAAMLDEAIAAVLRLPQRERSIAALRGLLGQQDAAGLGARLERWGQNAALGWALDGDADALDLGPRLSAFDMTSILDDADVRAPVMMYLLHRIGALADGRRLVVCIDEFWKALGDEAFRDLARDGLKTWRKKDAVLVLATQSPSDVLASPIARTIQEQCATKIFLPNGEATELDYGEGFGLSGRELALVRDELGVGSRGFLIRQGGASAVAELDLTGLDEHLAILSGRAATTARLDEIRRQVGDDPAAWREPFRQSLRSFP, from the coding sequence ATGGCGCGTGAAACGCGCGCTCCGTTACCCTATGTCCGTCACGCGACCGATCAGATTCTCGCCCTCGATGGCGGCGCGCTGATGTGCGCGTTCTTCGTCGAAGGCGTGGCTTTCGAGACCGCCGGGCGCGATGAGCTCAACCGTCTGCATGAGGCCTTGGCCGGCGCCTGGCGCAACATCGCCTCAGAAGACCTCGCCGTCTGGCAGCATCTGATCAGGGCCCCGGCGAAGGTGGCTCCCTCAGAGGGGTTCGCCTCGGCTTATGGCGCCGAGCTGGACGCCGCATGGCGTGGGCGCGTCAACCGCGATGGCCTGTTCGCCAATCGGCTCATCGTTACGCTGATCTTGAAGGGTCCAGGGCTAAGCCCCTGGCTGGCGGGCGCCGCCGTCAAGGCGGCCCCGGAGGGCGAGCGCATCCGCCGCCTGGAAGGCGTCGCGCGCGACCTTATGCAGTTGCTGACGCCATGGCGGCCGCGCCCGCTGGGTATAGAGCGCCGCGGCGAAGTCTTGTTCAGCCAAACCCTTGAGGCGCTGGTTCCCATCTTGGAGGGGCAAGATCGCCCCATGCCCTTGGTGCCTGGCCATCTTGGCCAAGCGCTGTACGCGGCGCGGGTGATCTTTGGGCGCGAGGCCTTGGAGATTCGCCAGCCCGGGGGCAGCGCCTATGGCGCCATGCTCGGGCTTAAAGCCTACCCGGCCTCCACCCACCCCGGCATCTGGGACGGTCTGCTCGCCGCGCCTTATCGGCTGATCGTCAGCCAGTCGTTCGCGTTTTTGTCCAGGGCTGCCGCTGAGGGCCTTATGGGCCGCAAGCAAAACCAGATGCTGAGCGCCAATGACCGCGCCGCATCACAGGCCGACGCCCTCGACGAGGCGATGGACGATCTGGCGAGCGGCCGCTTCGTCATGGGCGATCATCAGGCCAGTGTGCTGGTCTTGGCTGACACGCCAGCTGAGTTGTCTCGCGATCTGTCCGCGGCCAGGGCGTTGCTGGCGGGCGGGGGCCTGGTGGCGGCTCGCGAGGACCTTGGACTGGAAGCGGCCTTCTGGGCCCAGTTTCCGGGGGTCTTTAAGATGCGCACGCGGCCCGCGGCGATCAGCAGCCGCAACTTCGCCGCCCTTGCGCCCTTGCACGCCTACGCTTCCGGGCGGCACGGCAAGCCTCATTGGGACGCGCCGGTCGCTTCGCTGCGCACCCGCGGCCGCACGACCTTCGAACTCAATCTCCATGTGGGCGATCTGGGCCACACCTTCATCTGCGGCCCTTCGGGCGCCGGAAAGACGGTGCTGCAAAACTTCCTTCTCGCCCAGATGGAGCGCTTTGGCGCGCGCCAAGTACTCATCGACAAGGATCGGGGCGCGGAGGTCTTCGTGCGCGCCTGCGGCGGCGCCTACCAGGCCTTGCGTTCAGGCGAGCCGACGGGACTTTCGCCGCTCAAGGCCTTGGGGGACGCCCCGACCGATCTGGCGTTTTTGCGAGCGCTCGTCTTGCGCATGGCGCTGGGCGCGGACGGGCGCGTCTCACCCAGCGAGGCGGCCATGCTCGATGAGGCGATCGCCGCGGTGCTGCGGCTGCCTCAGCGCGAACGGTCCATAGCCGCTCTACGGGGACTTTTGGGCCAGCAGGACGCTGCGGGACTGGGCGCGCGCCTTGAGCGATGGGGCCAGAACGCAGCCTTGGGCTGGGCTCTGGACGGGGACGCAGATGCGCTGGACCTGGGGCCGCGTCTGAGCGCCTTCGACATGACCTCGATCCTAGACGATGCGGACGTGCGGGCGCCGGTGATGATGTACCTGCTGCACCGTATCGGCGCTTTGGCCGACGGCCGGCGTCTGGTCGTGTGCATAGACGAGTTCTGGAAGGCCCTGGGGGACGAGGCCTTCAGGGACCTTGCGCGGGACGGCTTGAAGACCTGGCGCAAGAAGGACGCGGTCCTTGTGCTCGCGACCCAGTCGCCGTCCGACGTTTTGGCCTCGCCCATAGCCCGCACGATCCAAGAGCAATGCGCCACCAAGATCTTCCTGCCTAACGGCGAGGCGACTGAACTCGACTACGGCGAAGGCTTTGGTTTGAGCGGTCGCGAACTCGCCCTTGTGCGCGACGAGTTGGGTGTCGGCTCGCGCGGCTTCCTGATCCGGCAGGGCGGCGCTTCGGCGGTGGCCGAGTTGGACCTGACGGGGCTGGATGAGCATCTAGCCATCCTCAGCGGCCGCGCGGCGACGACCGCCCGGCTTGATGAAATCCGACGCCAAGTCGGCGACGACCCGGCCGCCTGGCGCGAGCCCTTTCGGCAATCTTTGAGGAGTTTCCCATGA
- a CDS encoding type IV secretion system protein VirB3, giving the protein MAGQPERLTRDTLFLACTRPALVLGVPMEAMGINLIVSAVAFLGGGSLLYLLAAPAVHLVLRAICRHDHHALRLWWLHLQTRGRSRNAALWGGSACSPLAFRKVRHG; this is encoded by the coding sequence GTGGCCGGCCAGCCTGAGCGCCTGACCCGCGACACCCTTTTTTTGGCCTGCACGCGTCCGGCCTTAGTGCTTGGCGTGCCGATGGAGGCGATGGGGATCAACCTCATCGTCAGCGCCGTGGCGTTCCTGGGCGGCGGCAGCCTGCTCTATCTGCTCGCGGCCCCTGCGGTGCATCTGGTGCTGCGAGCCATTTGCCGCCACGACCACCATGCGCTGCGGCTTTGGTGGCTACACCTGCAGACCCGCGGACGCAGCCGCAACGCCGCGCTTTGGGGCGGTTCGGCCTGCAGCCCGCTGGCGTTCCGAAAGGTTCGCCATGGTTGA
- a CDS encoding TrbC/VirB2 family protein: MTSSDRARALVCAILTGSLCASPAMAQSGADLGGFIQNIIDLLNSDIIRGLAVLAVILTGVAWMFGHLDLRRAGTVVVGIIVIFGAGTIVDMIVGGA; encoded by the coding sequence ATGACCTCTTCAGATCGTGCTCGCGCCTTGGTCTGCGCCATTTTGACAGGCTCGCTTTGCGCAAGCCCAGCCATGGCCCAGTCAGGCGCAGACTTGGGCGGCTTTATCCAAAACATCATCGACCTGCTGAACTCCGACATCATCCGCGGGCTGGCCGTTCTCGCCGTCATTCTCACCGGCGTGGCTTGGATGTTTGGTCACTTGGATTTGCGTCGCGCCGGCACGGTGGTGGTGGGGATCATCGTGATCTTTGGGGCCGGCACGATCGTCGACATGATCGTGGGCGGAGCGTGA
- a CDS encoding lytic transglycosylase domain-containing protein — MNALTAAAVLELAVACAPQAAPQTLLAISHAESRLDPLAIGVNGPDPTSLRPRTKPQAVSMARDLIAQGRSIDLGLGQINSANLQWLGLSIEAAFEPCANLKAAAQVLLSGYRPQEGRRAFDAALSRYNTGHPRRGLANGYVARVAQIQASLARQATASSLPIDRGGADDVFASRTARSLHVFRNPPLMIGALP, encoded by the coding sequence ATGAACGCGCTGACCGCGGCGGCGGTATTGGAGCTTGCGGTCGCATGCGCACCGCAAGCAGCTCCTCAAACCTTGCTGGCGATCTCGCACGCTGAAAGTCGTCTTGATCCTCTGGCGATCGGTGTGAACGGCCCCGATCCAACGAGCCTTCGTCCCCGAACCAAACCCCAGGCCGTATCGATGGCCCGCGATCTGATCGCCCAGGGGCGCTCCATCGATCTGGGCCTAGGGCAGATCAACAGCGCAAACCTCCAGTGGCTCGGCCTGAGCATAGAGGCGGCCTTCGAGCCGTGCGCCAATCTCAAGGCGGCCGCCCAGGTTCTTTTGTCGGGCTATCGGCCGCAGGAAGGTCGGCGCGCCTTTGATGCAGCGCTGTCGCGCTACAACACCGGTCACCCGCGCCGGGGGCTCGCCAACGGTTACGTGGCGCGCGTAGCTCAGATCCAAGCCAGTCTCGCACGTCAAGCGACCGCGTCGTCACTGCCCATTGATCGTGGAGGCGCCGACGATGTGTTCGCTTCCCGAACGGCGCGCTCGCTCCACGTCTTTCGCAACCCACCCCTCATGATCGGAGCTTTGCCATGA
- a CDS encoding serine hydrolase domain-containing protein produces MYASAALTAPAAIARAAAAIERGPEFQRALDSVAAKQKLPGAAAALVLDDGQMLSAATGFSDLEDGLRMAPDAIVPAASIGKTFVSAWALGLVQESRLQLDAPISGWLSAEPWFARLPNGGQITVRMLLDQSSGLVDHAWAPEWLTNYFAKTRDDPDHLFPPAELVSYVLDKKPLFPAGQGYNYSDTNYVLAGMIFEKITGRAYLDEIGERFIRPLGLTRTVGNRRAYPGLANGYLREKNTFGIPEKSFVDGRIFIDPAVEFTGGGVMSCAPDLARWAEALYQGRALPQPYLDELLRPNRFSDRPGVQYALGCNIVQTRHGVALGHSGTMPYYGSVMAYLPDRKLAVAIVANRTTFDRKAAVERLVSAIT; encoded by the coding sequence TTGTACGCGTCCGCCGCTCTAACGGCTCCCGCCGCGATCGCGCGGGCCGCGGCGGCGATCGAGCGCGGGCCTGAGTTTCAGCGGGCTCTGGACAGTGTAGCGGCCAAGCAAAAGCTCCCGGGCGCCGCAGCCGCCCTCGTTTTGGACGATGGCCAAATGCTGTCGGCGGCGACGGGCTTTTCCGATCTGGAGGATGGCCTGCGCATGGCGCCGGACGCCATCGTGCCAGCCGCCAGCATCGGCAAGACCTTCGTCAGCGCCTGGGCTTTGGGACTAGTTCAAGAAAGCCGGCTTCAGCTGGACGCGCCGATCAGTGGTTGGCTCAGCGCCGAGCCATGGTTCGCGCGCCTGCCCAACGGCGGCCAAATCACCGTGCGCATGCTGCTCGATCAGTCCAGCGGTCTGGTCGACCATGCCTGGGCCCCAGAATGGCTGACCAACTACTTCGCCAAGACGCGCGACGATCCTGACCATCTGTTCCCACCCGCCGAACTGGTCAGCTATGTGCTGGACAAGAAGCCTCTGTTTCCAGCGGGTCAGGGCTACAACTACAGCGACACCAACTACGTTTTGGCCGGGATGATCTTTGAGAAGATTACGGGTCGAGCCTATCTGGATGAGATCGGCGAGCGGTTCATCCGGCCGCTGGGTCTGACGCGCACGGTGGGCAACCGCCGCGCCTATCCGGGTCTGGCCAACGGATATCTGCGCGAGAAGAACACGTTTGGAATTCCCGAAAAGTCCTTTGTCGACGGAAGGATTTTCATCGACCCGGCCGTGGAGTTCACCGGCGGCGGCGTGATGTCATGCGCGCCCGATCTGGCCCGGTGGGCTGAGGCGCTCTATCAGGGGCGTGCTCTACCCCAGCCCTATCTTGATGAACTCTTGCGGCCCAATCGGTTCTCCGATCGCCCGGGGGTTCAGTACGCGCTGGGCTGTAATATCGTCCAGACGCGACACGGGGTGGCTTTGGGTCATAGCGGCACCATGCCCTACTACGGTTCGGTGATGGCTTATCTGCCGGATCGCAAGCTGGCCGTGGCGATCGTCGCCAATCGAACCACCTTTGACCGCAAGGCCGCCGTGGAGCGACTGGTTTCGGCGATCACCTAG
- a CDS encoding DUF2867 domain-containing protein, with translation MDRARSVEPPADTLIATLYDDADLADAFAIALKPEDARLPAEVLALAMMAKPPMWSLALLAIRDAVMGVFGVKSSRQILNDAIAARADHIGMFRILARRDHEVVLGENDRHLDFRLSVMTRPSPSGGVELVATSIAHCHNRLGQIYLTAIMPFHKLIVRASLVRAARADNKLQTAMDQGYERAS, from the coding sequence TTGGACCGCGCGCGGTCCGTCGAACCGCCGGCCGACACCCTGATCGCCACCCTCTACGACGACGCCGATCTGGCTGACGCGTTCGCCATCGCGCTCAAGCCTGAGGACGCGCGTCTGCCCGCCGAGGTGCTGGCCCTGGCGATGATGGCCAAGCCGCCGATGTGGTCGCTGGCGCTGTTGGCGATCCGCGACGCGGTGATGGGCGTCTTTGGGGTCAAGAGTTCGCGCCAGATTCTCAACGACGCGATCGCAGCCCGCGCCGACCACATCGGCATGTTCCGCATCCTGGCGCGCCGCGACCACGAGGTGGTCCTAGGCGAGAACGACCGGCATCTGGATTTTCGGCTGTCGGTGATGACGCGGCCATCGCCGTCGGGCGGAGTGGAGCTGGTGGCCACCAGCATCGCCCACTGCCACAACCGGCTGGGCCAGATCTATCTGACGGCGATCATGCCGTTCCATAAGCTGATCGTGCGCGCGAGCCTGGTGCGGGCCGCCAGGGCCGACAACAAGCTCCAGACGGCGATGGACCAGGGCTATGAGCGGGCGAGTTAG
- a CDS encoding threonine ammonia-lyase: MTLDLEAIRAAAARLEGHIERTPCRHSKTLSKITGADVWVKFENLQFTAAYKERGALNKLLLLSEAEKKRGVIAASAGNHAQGLAYHATRLGVPVTIVMPRNTPFVKVQHTRDFGAEVVIDGETYDDANATARRLQEERDLVFVHPFDDYDVMAGQGTIALEMLQEAPDLEILPVPIGGGGLISGVATAAKALSPDIRILGCEPAMYPSFTARMRGVTAHCGGQTIAEGIAVKQVGDKTYAQVRPLIDDVLLLEEPFIEQAVSLYCNVEKTIAEGAGAASLAALLAYPERFRGKKCGLILCGGNIDTRLLASVLTRELVRAQRLVSLRIVGDDRPGLLATVSQTIGELGANIIEVAHNRLALDVPAKGAEFDITIETRDAQHTQEIVDALRERGYPPRTV, translated from the coding sequence ATGACCCTCGACCTTGAGGCCATCCGCGCCGCCGCCGCGCGCCTGGAAGGCCACATCGAACGCACGCCCTGTCGCCATTCCAAGACCCTGTCCAAGATTACAGGCGCGGACGTGTGGGTGAAGTTTGAGAACCTGCAGTTCACCGCCGCCTACAAGGAGCGCGGCGCGCTCAATAAGCTCTTGCTGCTCAGCGAGGCCGAAAAGAAGCGCGGCGTCATCGCCGCCAGCGCCGGCAACCACGCACAGGGCCTAGCCTACCACGCCACCCGCCTTGGCGTGCCGGTGACCATCGTCATGCCGCGCAACACCCCCTTCGTGAAGGTGCAGCACACTCGCGACTTCGGCGCCGAGGTGGTGATCGACGGCGAGACCTATGACGACGCCAACGCCACCGCCCGCCGGCTGCAGGAAGAACGCGACCTCGTCTTCGTCCACCCCTTCGACGACTACGACGTCATGGCCGGCCAAGGCACCATCGCCCTTGAGATGCTGCAAGAGGCGCCGGACCTGGAGATCTTGCCCGTACCCATCGGCGGCGGCGGCCTGATCAGCGGCGTGGCCACGGCGGCCAAGGCGCTCAGCCCCGACATCCGCATCCTTGGCTGCGAGCCGGCCATGTATCCGTCCTTCACCGCCCGCATGCGCGGCGTCACCGCCCATTGCGGCGGCCAGACCATCGCCGAAGGCATCGCCGTCAAGCAGGTCGGCGACAAGACCTATGCCCAGGTGCGTCCCCTGATCGATGACGTGCTGCTGCTCGAAGAGCCGTTCATCGAACAGGCCGTCTCGCTCTACTGCAATGTGGAGAAGACCATCGCCGAGGGCGCTGGCGCCGCCTCGCTCGCGGCCCTGCTGGCCTATCCCGAACGGTTCCGCGGCAAGAAGTGCGGCCTGATCCTGTGCGGCGGCAACATCGACACCCGGCTTTTGGCGTCGGTCCTGACCCGCGAGCTGGTGCGCGCCCAGCGTCTGGTCTCCTTGCGCATCGTCGGCGACGACCGGCCGGGCCTTTTGGCCACCGTGTCGCAGACCATCGGCGAGCTTGGCGCCAATATCATCGAGGTGGCCCATAATCGCCTGGCCCTCGACGTTCCGGCCAAGGGCGCCGAATTCGACATCACCATCGAGACCCGCGACGCCCAGCACACCCAAGAGATCGTCGACGCCCTGCGTGAGCGCGGCTACCCGCCCCGCACCGTCTAA
- a CDS encoding FKBP-type peptidyl-prolyl cis-trans isomerase — MFKKLALALSAVLVLAGCGPSKEAKANLAAADAFMAENGKKEGVVTLPSGLQYKVVRAGPAAGAHPGLKDEVKVHYEGKLLDGTVFDSSYERGAPATFPLQGLVPAWREAIPLMRPGDEWTLYVPPSLGYGAQDKGPIPGNSVMVFRIELIDFLSAGAGPGQG, encoded by the coding sequence ATGTTCAAGAAACTCGCCCTGGCGCTGAGCGCCGTCCTCGTGCTGGCCGGATGCGGCCCGAGCAAGGAAGCCAAGGCCAACCTGGCGGCCGCCGACGCCTTCATGGCCGAGAACGGCAAGAAGGAGGGCGTGGTCACCCTGCCCAGCGGCCTGCAGTACAAGGTCGTGCGCGCCGGCCCCGCTGCCGGCGCCCATCCAGGCCTCAAGGACGAGGTGAAGGTCCACTACGAGGGCAAGCTCTTGGACGGCACGGTGTTCGACAGCTCCTATGAGCGCGGCGCGCCGGCCACCTTCCCCCTGCAAGGCCTGGTCCCCGCCTGGCGCGAAGCCATCCCGCTGATGCGTCCGGGTGACGAGTGGACGCTCTATGTCCCGCCGTCTCTCGGCTATGGCGCCCAGGACAAGGGTCCGATCCCGGGCAACAGCGTCATGGTCTTTCGCATCGAACTGATCGACTTTTTGTCGGCGGGGGCGGGCCCCGGCCAGGGCTGA
- a CDS encoding DUF808 domain-containing protein — protein MASGLFALLDDVAGIAKIAAASVDDVAGAAGKAGSKAIGVVVDDTAVTPGYAMGFTPDRELPIVAKIAVGSLRNKMIFLLPGALLLSALAPWAVTPILMCGGAYLCFEASEKIIEALNPHGDHDPTDDLALSAKDLEAQKVGGAIRTDLILSAEIMAIALSEVADRPLAIQAAALAAVGVLITVLVYGVVAFIVKMDDIGLHMAERKAALTRAIGRGLVKGMPGVMNALTYVGTAAMLWVGGGILVHGLDHFGVSAVEHGVEAIGHAAATVPGVGAATGWAAMAAAYGVFGLAVGSVLALIVHLIPKRAKSA, from the coding sequence ATGGCGTCGGGACTGTTCGCACTTTTGGATGACGTGGCCGGGATCGCCAAGATCGCCGCCGCCTCGGTGGACGATGTCGCCGGCGCCGCCGGCAAGGCCGGCTCCAAGGCCATCGGGGTTGTGGTGGACGACACCGCCGTGACCCCCGGTTACGCCATGGGCTTCACCCCCGACCGCGAACTGCCGATCGTCGCCAAGATCGCGGTCGGCTCCCTTCGCAACAAAATGATCTTCCTGCTGCCGGGCGCGCTTTTGCTGAGCGCCCTGGCCCCCTGGGCGGTGACGCCGATCTTGATGTGCGGCGGCGCCTATCTGTGTTTTGAAGCCAGCGAGAAGATCATCGAGGCGCTCAATCCGCACGGCGATCATGACCCCACAGACGACCTGGCGCTCAGCGCCAAGGATTTGGAGGCGCAGAAGGTCGGCGGGGCCATCCGCACGGACCTGATCTTGTCGGCCGAGATCATGGCCATCGCCCTGTCGGAAGTGGCCGATCGCCCTCTGGCGATCCAGGCGGCGGCCTTGGCCGCGGTGGGCGTTTTGATCACCGTGCTCGTCTATGGCGTCGTCGCCTTCATCGTGAAGATGGACGACATCGGTCTGCACATGGCCGAACGCAAAGCCGCCCTGACCCGGGCGATCGGACGCGGCCTGGTCAAGGGGATGCCCGGCGTCATGAACGCCCTGACCTATGTGGGCACCGCCGCCATGCTCTGGGTCGGCGGCGGCATCTTAGTCCACGGGCTCGACCATTTTGGCGTCTCGGCGGTCGAGCATGGGGTCGAGGCGATCGGCCATGCCGCCGCGACCGTTCCGGGCGTCGGCGCCGCCACCGGTTGGGCGGCCATGGCCGCGGCCTATGGGGTATTCGGGCTGGCGGTGGGATCAGTTCTGGCGCTCATCGTCCACCTGATCCCCAAGCGGGCCAAATCCGCCTAG
- a CDS encoding DUF5961 family protein gives MSPKQTASQQRYFVRLAGAGHERGQTVIAESVEEAAVAFLELGPDGQDQDEVRIIVRPCDEGRDHCLTIDLMSGEARACD, from the coding sequence ATGTCGCCTAAGCAGACCGCATCGCAGCAACGCTACTTCGTGCGCTTGGCCGGCGCAGGCCATGAACGCGGACAGACCGTCATCGCCGAAAGTGTCGAGGAGGCGGCCGTCGCCTTCTTGGAGCTTGGGCCGGACGGTCAGGACCAAGACGAGGTGCGCATCATCGTGCGCCCCTGCGACGAGGGCCGCGATCACTGCCTGACCATCGATCTGATGAGCGGCGAGGCGCGCGCCTGCGATTGA
- a CDS encoding GAF domain-containing protein: protein MDKDILTTAEAAKILGVSTRTAQLLIEGGSVPSWKTPGGHRRVYRADVEGLIDAPAPNAALPSARVVVAVPQGLAALYQDLATSLAEGEVEVLGETQAARAAIHQLRPGLVVADVTDADPARLELLRSLSAEAPSRQVVIVGAPLDAELSKAVVVDTPQAAIQEVRRILSRGADMAAAAPFPLALNEAHRLVALERTGLLDTPPEEAFDRLTWLAARALNAPISLVTLLTPTRQWFKSRLGLEMAETPRSWAFCNYTLMRKDVFSVEDLSADPRFCDNPAVATDDGFRFYAGAPILDDDGYPVGSLCVIDRRPRVLTGDEERALLELARLGSTEVRLRGAQKRLRQAFGRKDAKASMIAAPPRRG, encoded by the coding sequence ATGGACAAGGACATCCTGACGACTGCCGAGGCCGCGAAGATTCTCGGTGTATCGACCCGCACGGCCCAGTTGCTGATCGAGGGCGGCTCGGTGCCCTCATGGAAGACGCCTGGGGGGCACCGCCGGGTGTACCGGGCCGACGTCGAGGGTTTGATCGACGCGCCAGCGCCCAACGCCGCCTTGCCGTCGGCGCGGGTGGTTGTGGCCGTCCCGCAAGGGCTCGCCGCGCTCTATCAGGACCTGGCGACGAGCCTGGCCGAAGGCGAGGTGGAGGTGTTGGGCGAGACGCAAGCAGCCCGGGCCGCCATTCATCAGCTTCGTCCTGGCCTCGTCGTCGCCGACGTCACGGACGCCGATCCCGCGCGCCTGGAGCTGCTGCGCAGCCTGTCGGCCGAGGCGCCGTCGCGGCAAGTCGTCATCGTCGGAGCGCCGCTTGACGCGGAGCTGTCGAAGGCCGTTGTCGTCGACACGCCCCAAGCGGCGATCCAAGAGGTGAGGCGGATTCTCTCCAGGGGTGCGGACATGGCCGCGGCCGCGCCGTTTCCTCTCGCTCTCAATGAGGCGCATCGGCTGGTGGCTCTGGAGCGCACAGGTCTGCTCGATACACCCCCTGAGGAGGCCTTTGACCGGCTGACCTGGCTTGCGGCCCGGGCGTTGAACGCGCCCATCTCGCTGGTGACCCTGCTGACCCCCACGCGCCAGTGGTTCAAGTCGCGCCTGGGCCTGGAGATGGCCGAGACGCCGCGAAGCTGGGCGTTTTGCAACTACACCCTGATGCGCAAGGACGTCTTCTCGGTGGAGGACCTCTCGGCCGATCCGCGCTTTTGCGACAATCCGGCCGTGGCGACCGATGATGGCTTTCGATTCTACGCCGGCGCCCCGATCCTTGATGACGACGGCTATCCGGTGGGCTCGCTATGCGTCATCGACCGGCGGCCGCGGGTCCTCACCGGTGATGAGGAGCGTGCGCTCCTGGAGCTTGCGCGTCTGGGATCGACGGAGGTGCGGCTTCGCGGGGCTCAAAAGCGCCTTCGCCAAGCCTTTGGCCGCAAGGACGCCAAGGCGTCGATGATCGCGGCCCCGCCGCGCCGCGGGTGA